TCCCGACGCAGCATCGTTTCCAGCTTGTTCCTCGCTGGGAGGAGGTAACGCACATCATTAGCGGCATAGGCGAGCTGAACATCAGTGAGCTCATCCACCCGTCCCCAGTCACTACTCTGCGCTCCCTTGTCGAGCTCGACTCCCACCAGTTCCATTACGAGATCCTTGAGGCCATGTCGGGGCGTGTATGTCCGCCCCAAGCGGCTACCAACCTTGGTGCAAAACAAAGGCTGAACAGCAATATCAAGCCCAGCCGCGAGGGCTGCCACATCGAACCGAGCGAAGTGAAACACCTTCTCCACCGATGGCGCCTCAAACAAACGCTGAAGGTTGGGAGCAGTGGATTGACCCAAAGCGATGCGCACACACGCGACACGATCCTGTGCATCAGCGATCTGAACCAAACAGAGGCGGTCGCGGCCATGGATCAGGCCCATGGCTTCGGTATCGACCGCAAGACAAGGCATTTGGAGATAACGCTCCGTCCAAGACGCATCCAAGTCCCCATCGAACACAGCGAACTCGGCAGGAATGGAAGGAGAACCGGCCATGGACCCAGCAGATGAATCAGCCCAGTCTCGCCGGCGGAGATCTGAAAATCCAATCCAATCCCTCTTGAAACTCAAAATGAGATCGACTTTGATGGGGGGAGTGTGTTCCTCGTCGTGTTCTCTCGTAGCAAGCCCTCACGCACCTGCCTCGCAGACATCGAACAGTACTTTCATCAACCACCACCACAGTTTCTCGATCTGGAACTTGCGGTTTGCTGGATTTTGGAATGCCTTCTCAAGGACGACAGCTATCCCTCCTGCCTCCTGCAAAAGCTGATCCAAGCCGAACCCCAACTACGACTGTCTGAGACCGTGCTTCAGCAGGCATTGGACTTCCTCGAGCAACAAGGTTCGATCAGTAGCTACACCCAACGCTGTCCCTCACGCGGACGGCCACGCCGGATGTTGCACCTACAAG
The DNA window shown above is from Synechococcus sp. CC9902 and carries:
- a CDS encoding ribonuclease D, with translation MAGSPSIPAEFAVFDGDLDASWTERYLQMPCLAVDTEAMGLIHGRDRLCLVQIADAQDRVACVRIALGQSTAPNLQRLFEAPSVEKVFHFARFDVAALAAGLDIAVQPLFCTKVGSRLGRTYTPRHGLKDLVMELVGVELDKGAQSSDWGRVDELTDVQLAYAANDVRYLLPARNKLETMLRREGRWELAQRCFACIPVMAELDRMRFNQTFEH
- a CDS encoding helix-turn-helix transcriptional regulator — encoded protein: MFSRSKPSRTCLADIEQYFHQPPPQFLDLELAVCWILECLLKDDSYPSCLLQKLIQAEPQLRLSETVLQQALDFLEQQGSISSYTQRCPSRGRPRRMLHLQAEARNEAERLMGPWRTWLDSHRFALN